aataattttattttatatgttaAAAAATCTAGTAACATATAGACTCATAATCTTTAGCAAAATACGTAATTTATGCTAAGTTTTTTATACTAAAAAACAGATGACCAATGAATTATGACTACCTTTCTTTCTTGCGGGTTTCGCCTTTTTTCTTTATTATGATAATTTCGAGTTCgattctattttttattatttaaagaaCTCATCATATGTAAAGTTAATTTCATATTTAAGAAAAATCTAGCAATTATTCATCTAGAAAAAAAATGTGTACATGCAGAATTAACATATATTTGCTAAGAAATTAACCTTCCTATAGCAAGGAAGGTTCCATTTTAAAATTTACCAAAGAGAGTAAAGTACAGCCTGTGTACTAacgattttcaaaattttccactGCACGCGTGGTGCAATCTGATTGGTGAGATGAGCAGAGCGCAGAGCAAGTCGGTGCAGGCAATGATAAAAGGGTCAAAATGGGACGGATGATCCGAACGTTTAAAACGGGTTTGGATTTTACACAATTCAACCCGTTTATAAATAAGTCAATCCGAAATCGATTCTTTTATAAACGGGTTAGACGGTTCGGGTCGGGTTGAAAGCCTGAAACCCCTGGCCTAGCACGCACGCGGCGCTGGCTCAGCACTTCTCCGGCTCCGCCTTTCCAGTTGTCACTGTTCTTGACCCTTCACCCAGACACCCCGCGCTCCTCTGCTTCCTTCTTCCTCTCCTCCGCAGCTGGCAGCCTCCCTCTCTTTCACGGACCGAACCAGCCCCAAAATATCCTTCTTCGCCGCACGCCGTTAATTCAATCTTCGAACCAAAAGCCAGATCTTGCCACTAGAAAACCGAAGGAGCACACAAAGCAAATCAAACCAAACGAAGGCCAGAACTCCGCACGCCATCTTAATATCTTCCAACAATCCAGCTTCCAAGTTCTGAAATTTGAAGCTCCTCCCTCACAGCTTTGCTTGAGTGCTCAGACcctcaacttcttcttcttcttcttcaaccgAGAGGGAGATCCgttcttaattttaaattttaaaataaataaattatttttttaaacggTAAACGGGCGGGTTAGGTTTACATGGTCGTGATCGGTTTAATTCCGACCCGTTTATGATTCGACCCGTTTACAATTCGATCCGTTAACGACTCGCCCATGAATCCCTTTTTCCACCTAGACGGATCATAATCTCTCCCGTCGTCTCGGCTCTaagaatttgaaattcaaaaacaaaaatcacTGGTTGCCTTCAAACCCCGTCCCCCCTCATTAttaaaaaacaaaaccctaacatCCGCTCTCCAACGGTCCACTTCCACAGAACTctacccctctctctctctctctctctctctctctctctctctcttcaaatttGGACGCCTTTCAAGAACACTCAAACTTCTCATTTTCAGAACAAAGCAGATCGCGCATCTGCCCCGGTTTCTACGAAAGAAATTGCTGGTTTTTGCCTTTGGGAAGGTGGGGAAACAGTTGTCGGATCTTTCTTTGAGGTTTGTTTTCCGATCTCTGTTTGGATTCTCCTTATGTTGGGCCCTGAGtgtgtttatgtgtgtgtgtgtgtgtttatttatttatttattattattattattatgaggaAATCgtaggaaaaagaaggaaataaagtgaaagaaagagagagttttGATTCTCTTGTCCATTCTGTTTTGATTTTGAAACGTGGAAAAAAATATTAGCTCCCAGTTTGATTTTCTTTGGTAACACTGGCAAGGAAACGGAGCTTTGTGTTTTGTATTTGGAGTTAGTTTCTTGCTAGGGATTTAGGTTGGACTGGTTCAACTAATCAACTCAATTGAGCTTATCGGTGATTTAACTGAGTAATTTTTACTGAGCTTGTATTGTTTGTAATTagataataaaatataatggaaGGATGTCATATTTAGCTTGTGTTGAAGTGAAATGTGTGCGCTTATGCTACATTTGGTTGTACAAAACTCGTTTGAGGAAATTTCAATTTTTGTTTGCAGTTTTAAAAGTTtgatttgaaattatttttatggatttgataTCTATGAATTAAAATGTAGGCTGCATTTTAATTGCAGAATTGAAATTGATCTGGAATTTGACTTAGTGGGATTCAACAAGATTTGCTTTAACTTGGATATTGTTTCAGTGGATCTACTTACAGAATTTGAAATGGATCGTACCTGAAAGCAACTTGAGAGTgaatggttttcaaagaataaaatTAGAATATGGGCATCTGATTCGAATTTGAAGGCTCGGAGCCTAATTTTGAACTCTGTCCTTTTTGTCCTTTTTGAAATTGTCTTTATGGATTTGATATCCATGAATTTAAATGTAGGTTGCATTTTAATTGCAGAATTGAAATTGATCTGGAATTTGACTTAGTGGAATTCAACAAGATTTGCTTTAACTTTTATATTGTTAGCGGATCTGGTACCTATAGAATTTGAATTGGACCTTACCTGAAAGCATCTTGAGAATGAATGgatttcaaataataaaattagaaCAAGGGCCTCTGATCCAAATTTGAAGGCTCCAAGTCTATGCAACCAAACGCATTCATAATTTTGAACCCTGTCCATTTTGAAGAAATAAAACAATGGAATTGGAACTGGGGCATTTTagataatagtattttcacaGAAAATTGGCTATtagttcatatttcaaaactTGTAGCCATGTTTTGCACATGGGCACCACCACAGTTATGTAATTtgctttgctctctctctctctctccctctctcacacacacatacactctctctctctctctctctctctctctctctctctctctctctcacttttgtGCATGTGTGAATgttcactcaaaaaaaaaaaaggaatgaatTTTTCCTGCATCCTCCCTGCATTACGTAAGCTGCTGTGATAACGCATATTAATAAATCGTGTAGCACATATTTAAAGGAAGATATTTGCTTTAGAGAAACTACATTAGGATTTCTCAAGGTATTCAGGATTCCTGAGTACCAGTGCATATTTCTTTGTTCAAGGCTTTTGTAATAGTTTTTTACATATGCTTTTCTTATGTGATTTTTTATgcattttttgttaattttttggTTCAGCAAACTGTCTTGTTTTTAAACGTATAGTTCCTTATGTGTAGGTTTCAAATTTCatcattctgggaaatatttaTTGTTTTATGAATTATGAAATTTTGACTGTATTTGTTGCTATGGTTTTGTCATGATTTACTTTTTGAAACAATCTGAACCATACAAATTTTATCATGCATATAGTTTTAGGATGTTTTACAGTGATATTTTTTTTGACAGGTACAAACAGCTTCATTATGTCCAATACCCAAAATGATCCCCTTCTCCAAGTAGAAACAACATGTGGATCTCTTTTATATGAACTTCAGGTTTTATAAAGAtctttcatatttatttttattttgttatccTTGCCTTCATGAATGCATTTTACAAATTGCCTCATTAGTTGTGGGCAGTAATCTTGTTGACAGTTATCTTATTATTTTTTCCTGGTTTGCCACAATCAGATAATATGGGATGAAGTTGGAGAGTCAGATGCGGCAAGAGACAAAATGTTGCTAGAGCTTGAGCAGGAGTGTTTGGAAGTATATAGAAGAAGGGTAGATCAGGCAAACAGGAGTAGAGCTCAACTGCGACAGGCAATTGCTGATTCAGAGGCTGAGCTTGCAGCCATTTGTTCTGCAATGGGAGAGCTACCAGTTCACATCAGACAGGTTTGGACTGGGATAATACTAAACTAGATCCAATGACTGCAAATTTGTACTTAGTATTTAAAATATTGCCTTGGTGGTGATCTTAAAGTTTGGTTTGGTGTACCTTAGGTCATTGAAAAAGTGAAGGCAGTTTGTGGAAGTTCTAACTTCTCAAAGACTGAAAAACTATAGGATTAGAGGATGACTAATGACCAATTGTTACTAAAAAAGTAACCTAAGGAAAAAGTAAACTAAGGAACAAGAGCACAAAGCACTAGGGAGAATCAAAGCAGGCGCAAGAGCAAGAGCAAGAGCATGAGCATGGGAACtgtaaattttgaaatattacaAGCTTGATATTGATAGTGCCCCTCAGAACCCTTTCATAAGGCATAAGTATAGTGTAGCAGCCTAGCAGGTGTTTTGTGGCCAAATGCCTTTAGTTGCTTTCAATATAGCAAAGTAGGGAAACAGTTGGAACAAGTTCCTGCACCCTAATGGGTGTTATGCTTGACAGCAATCAAGTTCCACACCCATTAAAGAAAATTAGGGTAGTTCACAACGGTTAagtcttaagaaaaaaaaaatctgtacTGAAAAATTGAATAAAGGAACACAGCTATAATTAAGTACGATATACAATTAGAGAAATAGggtgaaattttgaaatttgtttctAAATTTCAGTTACCTAAGAAGCATAAGAACAGTTTACAGGGCATCTTTTCTGTTTTTCAGTCCGATAAAAAATCTGGAAGTTTGAAAGAAGAACTCAAGGTCATTCTTCCTCAACTAGAGGAGATGAGGAAGAGGAAATGTGACAGAAGAAAGCAATTTCTCGAAGTTCTGGATGAGATACAGAAGGTCTCACATGAGCTCTATGGATCTGCCGAGTATGCATCTTCCATGACAGTGGTGGATGAAACTGACTTGTCTTTAAGAAGGCTCGAAGAACTGCAGAGACAGCTACAGGCACTTCAAAAAGAGAAGGTTTAATAGTTCGCTTCATTTTTTAGAATTAGCTTTAAATAGTGTCTGATTGTTTCTCTTTAAATGTTTTTTTGTcaatgattttattttaatttcttttacaTGCAGAGTGATCGTATAAAGGAGGTTTTGGACCAGTTGCACACTATGAACTCACTTTGCTTGGTGCTTGGTATGGATTTTAAGCAAACAGCGGGTGCTGTTCATCCTAGTTTAGGTGACCCTGAAGGGAATATAAGTAATGGTACAACTGAGCAGTTGGCGGTTGAAATACAAAGACTGAGAGAGATTAAGATACAGAGGATGCATCGGGTATGTTAAATTTTTGATTTGTTGAATGTTTGGTATGCTTTTTCGGGCATGTCCTTGATGACCTGTATAATTGTGGCAGCTTCAAGATCTTGCAACTACATTGTTGGAGCTGTGGAATTTGATGGATACACCAATTGAAGAGCAGCAGATGTTTCAAAATGTTACCCGTAATGTAGCTGCCTCAGAACATGAAATAAATGAACCTAACACACTTTCAATGGACTTCATTAATTATGTGAGTCAGAGTAGTTTGACATGTGTTTAGCACCAAGGGCATGGATTTGGTTCTatagatcttcatttgttgctTAGCTATTTCAATGATCTGATTCAAATGGGGTGTCCTATCCCCATTCCCTATTATGTTTCATTATGCTTATATCTCCAAGCTACAAAAGGATATTTTTGGGGGGGAGTAAAAAATATGCAAATTAATTTTGCAGGTTGAAGTGGAAGTGTCTCGGCTGGAAGAGCTTAAAGCAAGCAAAATGAAGGAGCTTGTTCTGAAGAAGAGGTCAGAGCTGGAGGATATTTGCAGGCGGACACATTTGGTTTTAGAGGCAGATGGTACCATGGAATATGCAATTGAAGCTATGGAGTCTGGTATGAGAATTGTATTGTGCACAAATACTGTTTAACACACCGACGACTGCTTGgatgttttatgtttgattacTTATGATGCAGGCACTATAGATGCTGCTTATGTCCTTGAACAAATTGAGCTTCATATTGCTAAAATTAAGGAGGAGGCATTTAGCAGGAAAGAAATACTGGAAAAGGTTGAGAAATGGTTAGGTGCATGTGAAGAAGAGTCTTGGCTTGAGGAGTATAACAGGGTATGGTTTCttcatattttaattaattttttgttcaatTATATCTGCAATCTCTTAACTGCTACTTCTGATATTTACTCAGGATGATAACAGATACAATGCTGGAAGAGGTGCTCATCTCACTCTCAAGCGTGCTGAGAAGGCACGTTCTTTGGTTAATAAACTTCCAGGTATTAGGTTATTGACTGCTCTTCTTTGACATGCTGTTACAACAGAAGCCTTTATTTGGGGCATTTGGGGGCTATTGGCCTATTCTGATTGGGATTAAAATAGAGAAAGACTTGTAAGGAATGGGTAGGATTTAGAACCCATCAATTGCAGGATGCCATGTTATCAATTGGACCCATACATGGGAGAGGTATGGTTTTTGGTGTGGGTCCCAATGATAGGTGCCAAAGTACTTTAATGGGtctaaatattaatataacatcTTGCGATTGGAAGGTTCTAAATCCCACATGGAGAAACCGTTTCTTGCAAGTATTTCTCATTAGAATAACTGAATTGCAACTTAAATTAGTGAATAGCTGCATTTGTTAAAAACTTAAAGCATAAAGTGTTCAAATTTTGTTGGTTTATTGTAAAACTGTTGAACATTGGAAACAAAATTGTCAACTTTAAGTTAAGGAGTGTTGTTTTCTTCCCAATTAACAATTATTATAATGAAGATTGTATATTTTAGCTACTGAGAATGCTAGAAGAGCTTTGTTGTGTGTGCCATCTTCTGCtattattttcctttttgttttaaatttcttGCTATCAAATTGCTTCCTTTGCTTACAATGTCTTGGTTTGCTATCTTGTTGGGATAGCAATGGTGGAGGCATTGGCTTCAAAGGTTACAGCATGGGAGAAAGAGAGGGGCACTGAGTTCACATATGATGGGGTAAGTACTTACCTCTGGGGGTTTAAGCTTCTTACAGGTTGATCCCAAATATAGCTTGCTCTGTGTTCCTTAATTCTGTGCaaattcatttttaattatttgcTATTATTTCTGTTTTCTAGAGTTCTCTTCTTTCTATGCTTGAAGACTATACTATTTTGCGGCAAGAGAAAGAGCAAGAACGAAAGAGGCAGAGGGTATAGACCTGTTGTTTTACTTGATTGTGGATTCAATATGAGTGCTTTCTTAGGAGAAAATGTATGTTTATGACCTGTTTACATATTGTTTCTCTATTCAGGACCAGAAGAAACTTCAGGGGCAATTAATAGCGGAGCAAGAGGCTCTATTTGGGTCAAAACCAAGCCCCTCAAAGCCCCAGAGTGTCAAAAAAGCTACAAGAGTTTCAACTGGAAGTGCAAACTCTAGAAGGCTCTCACTGGGAGGAGCAATGCTTCAAACTCCTAAACCTGATCCACTGCACTCCACAAAGGCTACTCCCCATTCACGTCCAATCAAGAAGAATGATCGTTTGCACCAAAATGATCATCATCAACAGGATGATGAATTTGCAGCTTTATCAGCTGGTTAGTTTTCTCTTATAAGTAGTTTGAGACTACTTATTATAGTACTTTTctcagaaaaatattttttaaaaaatacttattttccttAAAAAAGTAATTTGGAAGAGTGAAATAAGTAATAAGTGTAAACCAAACACTATTTATTGGCACAAGTACTTAATTTAAGTACTTTCCataataagtacttatttttaaGAGGTTCCAAACGGGCTTTAATCTACTTTGTATATTTTAGTGCACATTTTTTTCCTTACGCACTGGAACCACCACCATAAGGACTATCTACACATTCCCCACAAATTTACAAATGTTGAAATTtaaaaagggtttttttttttcttgttaaatgaatttttatatttttgggcaAACAATGTGATCTTTAATCAACCTTAGGGGCATTTTTAGAAATGCTTcgttattttctttttcttttgtttcatgaaaaatgcaaataataaagaaagaaactgcattttcccaaaaatttacATTACACCAtgctttcaaaaataaaaataagaacgAAAAAAATTTCGTCAATTATGTTTCCTGGCACAATTTTTGATAACTTGAAAACAAAAAGGCGGGGAACAATTATTTTCCCAATCGCACCCTATATGAATATGAACAGCCTTCAAAGATGATCTTTGATTTTTTGGAATATTTgcatatcttatattcaaaatttTTAGGTACACATTAGAGGACTGGACAATGTTGGCCTCTCTTTTAAAACTAGTGGAAAACTGATTTATGCACTTGGTGAACTGTACCGAGTATACTTGTTGCATGGCAGCGGCTGTTTTTCTGAAAGTTTGGTATCGCTCAGCGTTGCATTTATTTGATGCGTGTTGAGGCACAATTTAGACAGGAGCTGCAAATTTTATTTGGATTTGTGTTTTTCTTTAGGTAGGAGAGGCTTGGACATTGCTGTAGTTCCTGTCAAAAAGCATTCCTTTGGTGCTGTAAATGCTCGGGAGTTTGAATCGCCCATGATGCGGAAACCATTCTCGCCCATCTCTTCCACTGCATCATCTAAGGCCAATACTATAAACTCATTAGAAGATCTGAACAAGACAGAGTCTGATACATTTCAGAAAATACACCCAAGTAGCAATACCCCTATCAGTACTCCTTGCAAGGTAAGTTCCATTCCGGACGACGAGAACAGAACTCCCAAGACATTTCCGATTCCTGTGCCAACTACGCCTTCAACAGTGTCAGTTCCAATGCAGACAGCCATAACCCCGGCTCCTCCCACTGTTACTTGTGGATCTAGCACAGTTGAAGAGGTTCCTGAAGAGACTGAATACTCGTTCGAGGAAAGAAGAGCTGGCTTTGTGCTTCCCAAAACACAAATCAAGCCCGCGGTACAAGTTTGATTTATTAGAAAACTCTAGGCAAATCCGAAATTTCAAAGTGCTGTTACTGCTGGTGTTTGTTCTATTTTTGCGGTTTGGATTGGCGAGTGAGTAAAGTCAATTCTAATTGGCTTTTTCTAATTCCTGTACATAGTCTACGAGCATTGAACGTGGACTACTACTAAGGCTGCTGAAATTTTCCCCTTTGTCATTCTGAGCTCCTTTCCTTTGCAATATTCTTAAAAAGTGTAACCAGGGATATGGTGATGGCGGTTTTTGTACAGTGTCTATCAGCATAGTGCTTCCAAACTTAactttctttgtttccatgacTTTCAGTTTTTGGCGGACTTGAGTTCCAACTTTAAAGTAATCATTTTGTTCttctgattttaatttttttacccTACTTTTCATCATGGACCATTTCCTCCAGCCTACTTTGCTAGCATGGCTTGTGAACACTTTTATTTTTCTCTGTGCTGATTGGAGGAAGCAACTGTATCAAGTAATATTGCTTCTTTCATCCGTACCGCTTGGCTTCCATTTTTAAAGAATTGAAATTTAGGTTAGTGAGAGAGAAATTCAACTATGGTCTATTAAAGGAAACAATCGGCTTTAGAGTCTACTGAAAAAGATAGTCAAAAGAACCAGGCTTCGGTGGTTGGAAGCTTATCTCTTTTTGTGAGTTAGGTCTCCTAAATTTTGAATAACTTTTGCTTTTACATCTAATAGCAAGAAGTAGGAATTTCATGATTCGTCTTTCCTAAAGATGGTCAAAAAATATTGAACtgcaaattttcaaaaattaacagCGGGACAACTAAAGATCTAACttagtatttttattcttttttcttttattactattttaatgCAAAAGTTTGACATGTACCTAATTTTGGTGATACCTactcaaatataaaaataattggtatcttaaaattttgaaacttcaAGTAGAGATTGGAAGAGGCCTTTTcacactaaaaaaatgaaaaaatgaaattaCCGAACTTATGTCGTCGTGGTAAAAGACGTCTTCAAACTTTTATGAATGACATCGTCACTCGCTCTTTTTTCAGAACGTTAAGACGGAcccttttaattttataaatagatGAGGATTAAG
The Malania oleifera isolate guangnan ecotype guangnan chromosome 13, ASM2987363v1, whole genome shotgun sequence DNA segment above includes these coding regions:
- the LOC131146332 gene encoding 65-kDa microtubule-associated protein 3, whose protein sequence is MSNTQNDPLLQVETTCGSLLYELQIIWDEVGESDAARDKMLLELEQECLEVYRRRVDQANRSRAQLRQAIADSEAELAAICSAMGELPVHIRQSDKKSGSLKEELKVILPQLEEMRKRKCDRRKQFLEVLDEIQKVSHELYGSAEYASSMTVVDETDLSLRRLEELQRQLQALQKEKSDRIKEVLDQLHTMNSLCLVLGMDFKQTAGAVHPSLGDPEGNISNGTTEQLAVEIQRLREIKIQRMHRLQDLATTLLELWNLMDTPIEEQQMFQNVTRNVAASEHEINEPNTLSMDFINYVEVEVSRLEELKASKMKELVLKKRSELEDICRRTHLVLEADGTMEYAIEAMESGTIDAAYVLEQIELHIAKIKEEAFSRKEILEKVEKWLGACEEESWLEEYNRDDNRYNAGRGAHLTLKRAEKARSLVNKLPAMVEALASKVTAWEKERGTEFTYDGSSLLSMLEDYTILRQEKEQERKRQRDQKKLQGQLIAEQEALFGSKPSPSKPQSVKKATRVSTGSANSRRLSLGGAMLQTPKPDPLHSTKATPHSRPIKKNDRLHQNDHHQQDDEFAALSAGRRGLDIAVVPVKKHSFGAVNAREFESPMMRKPFSPISSTASSKANTINSLEDLNKTESDTFQKIHPSSNTPISTPCKVSSIPDDENRTPKTFPIPVPTTPSTVSVPMQTAITPAPPTVTCGSSTVEEVPEETEYSFEERRAGFVLPKTQIKPAVQV